One genomic region from Streptomyces sp. NBC_01431 encodes:
- a CDS encoding NACHT domain-containing protein, translating into MDPAQLGLKLATSVVGPLVRKLFVSEGPGAGLVDRPVRLSSYVSFRGEKRTLTEPDLRRLAVALVKEGVRGGERPVPADEEQAVADALTTTLYALGELSLSDVEAVALGHRALARELRRSCDRPERHLSADAAHFYESLLLATCLHILHFFTQRTTFVPATVVQQSRRQAELAAKVDELIARTPRADAYDAEFERRYLAHVARKHGKLTIYGLDLTNSPGTWPLDAAYLSLEATPAAPRTELAHQLRASAVRYEQHPGLLASRFRPDRFPDRPGPAEAPAPCLPMPADQALAERERVLLRGEAGSGKTTLVQWLAVCAARHDPTAPDGRMAYLRDRIPFVLPLRTLTRHGERLPAPKDFLLAVGSPLAGEQPAGWESRVLTAGRGLVLVDGIDEIPDAERARTRGWLGDLIAAFPGNRWLVTSRPSAVREDWLGDEDFAELTMSTMSPAGVAAFIGRWHTAARTGTEDEDAVLAAYERQLLDAVRTKSDLGRLATNPLMCGLICALHRDRRGFLPYGRKDLYDAALTMLLTRRDRERSMDLPELREEPQLQLLQRIAYWLIRNGRTEMDRSRAEQIIGELLPAVPEIARIGDAAAVYTHFLHRSGLLREPGPGAVEFVHRTFQDFLGARAAVDEGAWGELVRHAGDDQWEDVVRMAVAHARPRERRELFGELLAFGDGHESSAVRMRVHMLAATCLEHAAELDPAVRAGVERRTTGLIPPVSSRAAQILAKAGPLILDLLPEPDQVDDTIAVHVVTAASHTGSDRAIPFLARFARHPKLGVRSQLAWSWGRFDTQQYADEVIARLDPTDLYFCVTSEEQLAALRALGGRPLLEARGDLSADALRQYAGDVRLKSLRLRDNTALRALSFLAGQDALADLTITKCPRLTDLSELSGVPLRSLTLHAAHGFDPRALSALSSLASLTLRELYGTWRLADLAADAPLTTLDLSWASSPAGGLAGLGRFEWLDTLHLGPDSSPVVSGDWAALTGLPRLGTLGVSGRSVELAPPTTAALASVRGVELYGPTPSSVLERIPGLFPGIEMLIVRDSAAELDVAPLASASRLKAVRVGSGTVELRGADALSPDVRITREGRPFPGTRPGSPVPAPPVPPA; encoded by the coding sequence GTGGACCCCGCACAGTTAGGCCTCAAGCTCGCCACGAGCGTCGTCGGCCCCCTCGTCAGAAAGCTCTTCGTCTCCGAGGGGCCGGGCGCCGGACTGGTGGACCGGCCGGTTCGCCTTTCCTCGTACGTCTCCTTCCGCGGCGAGAAGCGCACCCTGACCGAGCCCGACCTGCGCAGACTCGCGGTCGCCCTGGTCAAGGAGGGGGTGCGCGGCGGCGAGCGGCCCGTCCCGGCCGACGAGGAGCAGGCCGTCGCCGACGCGCTCACCACGACGCTGTACGCGCTCGGCGAGCTGAGCCTCAGCGACGTCGAGGCCGTGGCGCTCGGCCACCGGGCGCTGGCCCGCGAACTGCGCCGGTCCTGCGACCGCCCGGAGCGCCACCTCTCCGCCGACGCCGCGCACTTCTACGAGAGCCTGCTGCTCGCCACGTGTCTGCACATCCTGCACTTCTTCACCCAGCGCACCACGTTCGTCCCGGCCACCGTCGTCCAGCAGAGCCGACGCCAGGCCGAACTGGCGGCCAAAGTCGATGAGTTGATCGCCAGAACACCGCGCGCCGACGCGTATGACGCCGAGTTCGAGCGCCGCTACCTCGCCCATGTCGCACGCAAGCACGGCAAGTTGACGATCTACGGGCTCGACCTCACCAACTCGCCCGGTACCTGGCCCCTGGACGCCGCCTACCTCAGTCTGGAAGCGACGCCCGCCGCCCCGCGCACCGAGCTCGCCCACCAGCTGCGTGCCTCCGCCGTCCGCTACGAGCAGCACCCGGGACTGCTCGCCTCCCGCTTCCGCCCCGACCGCTTCCCGGACCGACCGGGCCCGGCCGAAGCGCCGGCGCCCTGTCTGCCGATGCCCGCCGACCAGGCCCTCGCCGAGCGCGAACGCGTCCTGCTGCGCGGCGAGGCGGGCTCCGGCAAGACCACCCTGGTCCAGTGGCTCGCCGTCTGTGCGGCCCGCCACGACCCGACGGCCCCGGACGGCCGCATGGCGTACCTCCGCGACCGCATCCCCTTCGTCCTGCCGCTGCGCACCCTGACCCGGCACGGAGAACGGCTGCCCGCCCCCAAGGACTTCCTGCTCGCGGTCGGCTCCCCGCTGGCCGGGGAGCAGCCTGCCGGCTGGGAGTCGCGGGTGCTCACCGCGGGCCGGGGCCTGGTCCTGGTCGACGGCATCGACGAGATCCCGGACGCCGAGCGCGCCCGCACCCGCGGCTGGCTCGGCGACCTCATCGCCGCCTTCCCCGGCAACCGCTGGCTCGTCACCTCGCGCCCCTCGGCCGTGCGCGAGGACTGGCTCGGTGACGAGGACTTCGCGGAACTGACCATGTCCACGATGAGCCCGGCGGGCGTGGCCGCGTTCATCGGCCGCTGGCACACGGCCGCCCGGACCGGCACCGAGGACGAGGACGCGGTCCTGGCCGCCTACGAGCGCCAGCTCCTGGACGCCGTACGCACCAAGTCCGACCTCGGGCGACTGGCCACCAACCCGCTGATGTGCGGGCTCATCTGCGCCCTGCACCGCGACCGCCGCGGGTTTTTGCCCTACGGCCGCAAGGACCTGTACGACGCGGCCCTCACCATGCTCCTGACCCGCCGCGACCGCGAGCGCAGCATGGACCTGCCCGAGCTGCGCGAGGAACCCCAGCTCCAGCTCCTCCAGCGGATCGCGTACTGGCTGATCCGCAACGGGCGTACGGAGATGGACCGTTCGCGCGCCGAGCAGATCATCGGCGAGCTGCTCCCGGCGGTCCCCGAGATCGCCCGCATCGGCGACGCGGCGGCCGTCTACACCCACTTCCTGCACCGCAGCGGACTGCTGCGCGAACCGGGCCCCGGCGCCGTCGAGTTCGTCCACCGCACCTTCCAGGACTTCCTGGGTGCGCGGGCCGCCGTCGACGAGGGCGCGTGGGGCGAGCTGGTCCGGCACGCCGGGGACGACCAGTGGGAGGACGTGGTCCGGATGGCCGTCGCACACGCCCGCCCGCGCGAACGCCGGGAACTCTTCGGCGAGTTGCTCGCCTTCGGGGACGGACACGAGTCCTCCGCGGTGCGCATGCGGGTGCACATGCTGGCCGCGACCTGCCTGGAGCACGCGGCGGAGCTCGACCCCGCGGTACGGGCCGGGGTCGAGCGGCGCACCACCGGGCTGATCCCGCCCGTCAGCTCACGCGCGGCCCAGATCCTGGCCAAGGCGGGACCGCTGATCCTGGACCTGCTGCCGGAGCCGGACCAGGTGGACGACACGATCGCCGTGCACGTGGTGACGGCCGCCTCACACACCGGTTCCGACCGCGCCATCCCCTTCCTGGCCCGGTTCGCGCGCCATCCGAAGCTCGGGGTGCGGTCTCAACTCGCCTGGTCCTGGGGCCGGTTCGACACCCAGCAGTACGCGGACGAGGTCATCGCCCGCCTCGATCCCACCGACCTGTACTTCTGCGTGACGTCCGAGGAGCAACTGGCCGCGCTTCGGGCCCTGGGGGGCCGACCGCTCCTGGAGGCGCGCGGCGACCTGTCGGCGGACGCGCTGCGGCAGTACGCGGGGGACGTCCGGCTGAAGAGCCTGAGACTCCGCGACAACACGGCCCTACGGGCTCTGTCGTTCCTGGCGGGGCAGGACGCGCTGGCCGATCTGACGATCACGAAGTGCCCGCGGCTCACCGACCTCAGCGAGCTGAGCGGGGTGCCCCTGCGCTCCCTGACCCTGCACGCGGCACACGGGTTCGACCCGCGTGCGCTCTCGGCCCTGTCCAGCCTGGCGAGCCTCACCCTGAGGGAGCTCTACGGGACGTGGCGGCTCGCCGACCTGGCCGCCGACGCGCCGCTGACGACGCTCGACCTGTCCTGGGCGAGCAGCCCCGCCGGCGGTCTCGCCGGTCTCGGCCGGTTCGAGTGGCTGGACACGCTCCACCTCGGCCCGGACAGCAGCCCGGTGGTCTCCGGCGACTGGGCCGCCCTCACCGGGCTGCCGCGGCTCGGCACGCTGGGCGTCTCCGGCCGGTCGGTGGAACTGGCCCCGCCCACCACGGCCGCTCTCGCGTCCGTCAGGGGCGTAGAGCTCTACGGACCCACGCCGTCGTCCGTACTGGAACGGATTCCCGGGCTGTTTCCCGGCATCGAGATGCTGATCGTCCGCGACAGCGCGGCGGAGCTCGATGTCGCCCCACTGGCCTCGGCGAGCCGGCTGAAGGCGGTGCGCGTCGGGTCCGGGACCGTCGAGCTGCGCGGGGCCGACGCCCTGTCCCCGGACGTCCGGATCACCCGGGAAGGCCGACCTTTTCCAGGAACGCGCCCAGGTTCCCCCGTGCCCGCTCCACCTGTTCCTCCTGCGTGA
- a CDS encoding FBP domain-containing protein, producing the protein MKAVTEREIRASFINCSKGEASRLAVPRDLDSRPWDDLDFLGWREPSAPDRANLVTERAGELVGVALRFPSRQRGALQRSMCSVCLTTHSGSGVSLMTARLAGRAGRDGNSVGIYMCTDLACSLYLRGKKVPDGVFGRFEESLTQEEQVERARGNLGAFLEKVGLPG; encoded by the coding sequence ATGAAGGCAGTAACCGAGCGGGAGATCCGCGCGTCGTTCATCAATTGCTCCAAGGGCGAGGCCTCGCGCCTCGCCGTGCCGCGCGACCTGGACTCCCGCCCCTGGGACGACCTGGACTTCCTGGGCTGGCGCGAACCGTCCGCGCCGGACCGCGCCAACCTCGTCACGGAGCGCGCCGGCGAGCTGGTCGGGGTCGCCCTGCGCTTCCCCTCGCGCCAGCGCGGCGCGCTCCAGCGCAGCATGTGCTCGGTCTGCCTGACGACGCACTCCGGCAGCGGGGTCTCCCTGATGACCGCGCGCCTGGCGGGCCGAGCCGGCCGCGACGGCAACTCGGTGGGCATCTACATGTGCACCGACCTGGCGTGCTCGCTGTATCTGCGCGGCAAGAAGGTGCCGGACGGTGTCTTCGGCCGGTTCGAGGAGTCGCTCACGCAGGAGGAACAGGTGGAGCGGGCACGGGGGAACCTGGGCGCGTTCCTGGAAAAGGTCGGCCTTCCCGGGTGA
- a CDS encoding trypco2 family protein: MTDDTHGSDTFHAFDGIELADAIESVRDQLTEAAARSTGQPLVFELGDIHMEFTLELRRELKGGARVRAWVVDAGADAGRSTGRTHKVSFTLKPHTAADGSAWKVANDAPGGRFGTGPR; this comes from the coding sequence ATGACCGATGACACCCACGGATCCGACACGTTCCACGCTTTCGACGGCATCGAACTGGCCGACGCCATCGAGTCCGTACGCGACCAGCTCACCGAGGCCGCCGCCCGGTCCACCGGGCAGCCGCTGGTCTTCGAGCTCGGCGACATCCACATGGAATTCACGCTGGAGCTGCGCAGGGAACTCAAGGGCGGCGCCAGGGTCAGGGCCTGGGTGGTGGACGCCGGCGCGGACGCCGGGCGCAGCACGGGGCGTACGCACAAGGTGTCCTTCACCCTGAAGCCGCACACCGCCGCCGACGGCTCCGCCTGGAAGGTCGCCAACGACGCTCCCGGCGGGCGTTTCGGGACCGGGCCGCGGTGA